The Pseudomonas triclosanedens genome has a window encoding:
- a CDS encoding MBL fold metallo-hydrolase RNA specificity domain-containing protein, with protein sequence MKLHFLGAAREVTGSCFLVEALNVRFLVDCGMVQGGRTAAARNHGPFPFDPASIDFVLLTHAHIDHSGLLPKLTRAGFKGAIYATPATVDLLGVMLPDSAHIQESDAKRNAQRLRGKDALPPLYTLQDASDCLQQVRGIEYDREFAPRVGVRARFRDAGHILGSAIIEVWVTEHGDPTKLVFSGDLGQPGRPILRDPTTIEDADILVIESTYGNRQHKDFSATEEEMIGIVEKTLFERGGNVIVPAFAVGRTQEILYHLHRLTCEGRLRQPKVFVDSPMATQATRITRKHLELFDEQAKRLAGWHARGENLPYLSFTASAEESMALNRIRSGAIIISASGMCDAGRIRHHLRHNLPRRECSILFPGFQAQGTLGRRLIEGAERVRIFGEDIPVRAAIHSVDGLSAHADQKALLDWARGFIHPPAQTFVVHGELSAAQTFAELLQQQLGWQVTVPEHGHALRWPDFLAHE encoded by the coding sequence ATGAAACTGCATTTTCTGGGCGCTGCGCGCGAAGTCACCGGGTCGTGTTTCTTGGTGGAAGCGCTCAACGTACGCTTCCTGGTGGATTGCGGCATGGTTCAGGGCGGCCGCACGGCGGCGGCGCGCAACCATGGGCCATTCCCGTTCGACCCGGCGTCGATTGATTTCGTGCTCCTGACCCATGCCCATATCGACCATAGTGGGCTATTGCCCAAACTCACGCGCGCCGGGTTCAAGGGGGCCATCTACGCCACTCCCGCCACGGTTGATCTGCTGGGCGTGATGCTGCCCGACAGTGCCCACATCCAGGAGAGCGATGCAAAACGCAATGCGCAGCGACTCCGCGGAAAGGACGCACTGCCGCCGCTGTATACGCTGCAGGATGCCAGCGACTGCTTGCAGCAGGTGCGAGGCATCGAATACGACCGGGAGTTCGCGCCCCGCGTCGGGGTGCGCGCCCGATTCCGCGATGCCGGGCACATTCTTGGGTCGGCCATCATCGAGGTCTGGGTCACCGAACATGGCGACCCGACAAAGCTCGTTTTCAGTGGCGACCTCGGCCAGCCGGGGCGCCCGATACTGCGCGACCCGACAACCATCGAGGACGCCGACATCCTCGTCATCGAGTCCACCTACGGCAACCGCCAGCACAAGGATTTCTCGGCGACCGAAGAGGAAATGATCGGCATCGTCGAAAAGACATTGTTCGAACGCGGCGGCAATGTCATCGTGCCGGCCTTCGCGGTCGGCCGAACCCAGGAAATCCTTTATCACCTGCACCGACTCACCTGCGAGGGGCGGCTGCGGCAACCGAAGGTATTCGTCGATTCGCCAATGGCCACGCAGGCCACGCGCATCACGCGAAAACATCTCGAATTGTTCGACGAACAGGCGAAACGGTTGGCAGGATGGCACGCGCGCGGCGAGAACCTCCCATACCTGAGTTTCACAGCGAGCGCTGAGGAGTCCATGGCGCTGAACCGGATCCGCTCCGGGGCCATCATCATTTCTGCCAGCGGCATGTGCGATGCGGGACGTATCCGGCACCACCTGCGCCACAACTTGCCGCGCCGGGAATGCAGCATCTTGTTTCCCGGTTTCCAGGCGCAGGGGACGCTTGGCCGACGCCTGATCGAGGGGGCCGAGCGCGTGCGCATCTTCGGTGAGGACATTCCAGTACGTGCTGCAATCCACAGCGTGGATGGCCTCTCGGCGCATGCCGACCAAAAGGCGTTGCTGGATTGGGCTCGGGGTTTTATTCACCCCCCGGCGCAAACCTTCGTGGTGCATGGGGAACTGTCCGCCGCCCAGACCTTCGCCGAACTCTTGCAACAGCAACTCGGCTGGCAGGTCACGGTGCCCGAGCATGGTCATGCGCTGCGCTGGCCGGACTTTCTGGCGCACGAGTGA
- a CDS encoding YgaP family membrane protein, giving the protein MQINVGSLDRIVRIVVGLVLLSLPLWLDSSWRWLGLIGFMPLITGLAGRCPGYRLLGLSTCPIQKKKPE; this is encoded by the coding sequence ATGCAAATCAACGTTGGAAGTCTCGACCGCATTGTCCGCATCGTCGTCGGACTGGTTCTGCTCAGCCTCCCGCTGTGGCTGGATTCATCCTGGCGTTGGCTGGGACTCATTGGATTCATGCCGCTCATCACCGGCCTGGCTGGCCGCTGTCCGGGCTACCGTCTGCTTGGCCTGAGCACTTGCCCGATACAAAAGAAAAAACCGGAGTGA
- a CDS encoding efflux transporter outer membrane subunit, which yields MKSKPCTPFLRATITGLTPGRARPLALALSCVLLTACASVGPDYREPPPVDVGSGWSLPLASESQSTDLSQWWSALDDPILDRLMATALAQNLDLRQAAARIDEARALRDRVAGEALPTAAAGASVNRRRQSENGPLPVGSIPGLDATQTIYDAGFDAAWEADLFGARRRALEGASARLQATEADAQGVRMRIVAEVARTWFTAVGARYELHAQQATLDTLQQTLELVRLRHALGDASAADVEAAYAQWTAVNALIPDIQVRQRAAVLGLGVLLGAPPERELALLDGPLTPSTLWALPVGERAEMLRRRPDVLAAERRLAASSADIGVATAELFPKLSIGIGGGFQALSTGDWFDASSSRFSILPLISWRLFDGGRVRAEIRAREAAERQAALAYEQAVLTALGDAERALGDYHGGLDTLERRGMALDAARTSYGHAKARYAAGDIALVELLAAQRSLHEAETAAARAHTNAAVQLVALYKALGGGWDVSTTASTATHPQRGAAATVAFSSR from the coding sequence ATGAAATCCAAGCCCTGCACTCCCTTTCTTCGCGCAACCATCACCGGCCTGACCCCTGGGCGCGCGCGTCCGCTCGCGCTGGCCTTGTCCTGCGTGCTGCTGACCGCCTGCGCAAGCGTGGGCCCTGACTACCGCGAGCCGCCGCCGGTCGACGTCGGCAGCGGCTGGAGCTTGCCGTTGGCAAGCGAATCCCAGTCCACAGACTTGAGCCAATGGTGGTCTGCACTGGACGATCCCATCCTCGATCGCCTGATGGCCACGGCGCTGGCACAGAACCTGGATCTGCGCCAGGCTGCGGCACGCATCGATGAGGCACGCGCCCTGCGCGATCGTGTGGCCGGCGAGGCATTGCCCACCGCCGCCGCTGGCGCGAGCGTCAACCGGCGCCGTCAAAGCGAGAACGGACCCCTGCCCGTAGGCTCCATCCCCGGTCTTGACGCCACGCAGACCATCTACGACGCGGGCTTCGACGCGGCCTGGGAGGCCGACTTGTTCGGGGCCAGGCGGCGCGCCCTGGAGGGCGCCAGCGCTCGCCTGCAGGCGACCGAAGCCGATGCACAGGGAGTACGCATGCGCATCGTGGCCGAGGTCGCGCGCACCTGGTTCACCGCCGTCGGCGCCCGCTACGAGTTGCACGCACAACAGGCCACACTGGATACGCTGCAGCAAACCTTGGAATTGGTGCGCCTGCGGCATGCGCTGGGCGACGCGTCGGCCGCCGACGTGGAGGCGGCGTACGCCCAATGGACAGCAGTCAACGCGCTCATCCCGGATATCCAGGTGCGTCAGCGCGCCGCAGTGCTCGGCCTGGGCGTGCTGCTGGGCGCGCCGCCGGAGCGGGAGCTGGCACTGCTGGATGGCCCCTTGACGCCGAGCACGCTGTGGGCGCTGCCGGTGGGCGAGCGCGCAGAGATGCTGCGCCGGCGCCCGGACGTGCTGGCTGCGGAACGTCGCCTGGCAGCGAGTTCCGCCGACATCGGCGTGGCCACGGCCGAACTGTTCCCCAAACTCTCCATCGGTATCGGCGGCGGGTTCCAAGCGCTCAGCACGGGCGATTGGTTCGATGCATCCAGCTCGCGTTTTTCCATCCTGCCGCTGATTTCCTGGCGCCTGTTCGACGGCGGCCGTGTGCGCGCCGAAATTCGGGCACGCGAGGCGGCCGAGCGGCAGGCCGCGCTGGCCTATGAGCAGGCGGTGCTGACGGCGCTGGGCGACGCCGAGCGCGCGCTGGGCGACTACCACGGCGGGCTAGACACGCTTGAGCGCCGCGGTATGGCACTGGATGCCGCGCGCACCAGCTACGGCCACGCCAAGGCGCGCTATGCGGCAGGCGACATTGCGCTGGTCGAACTGCTGGCTGCCCAGCGCAGCCTGCACGAGGCCGAAACCGCAGCCGCACGCGCGCATACCAACGCCGCCGTGCAACTGGTGGCGCTGTACAAGGCCCTTGGTGGCGGCTGGGACGTATCCACGACGGCATCGACCGCAACCCATCCGCAGCGGGGCGCTGCCGCCACCGTCGCGTTTTCAAGCCGTTGA
- a CDS encoding ABC transporter permease yields MLTSAFSFTRLRAQFIKEVLSVLRDPRSRMVVFVPPILQLLVFAFAATLEVRNVDIAVYDQDAGRWSHELVQRLDSARFITRVWHVDSQQQLHELIDRGEVIAALAIPVDFSRSIAAGESGRAQVLVDGRRSNSGQITVAYLSTIAADVGAEVVPDAQAPTPVVVRHWFNPNLVYRWFIVPGLTGILALFSALLITSLSIARERELGTFDQLLVSPTSTPEIIISKSLPALAIGTALGLFMISAGVFLFGIPFTGSFALLLASLVLFILSVVGIGLMISAVSMTQQQAILGAFAIGVPAVLMSGFATPVENMPVVLQWLAQAIPLTHFLIIVEGSFLKAMPPGDILASLWPLAVIALATLTMATVFVRGRLQ; encoded by the coding sequence ATGTTGACTTCCGCATTCTCGTTCACCCGCCTGCGCGCCCAGTTCATCAAGGAAGTGCTCAGCGTCCTGCGTGACCCGCGCAGCCGCATGGTGGTGTTCGTGCCGCCGATCCTGCAGTTGCTGGTGTTCGCCTTTGCCGCGACGCTGGAAGTGCGCAACGTCGATATCGCCGTCTACGATCAGGATGCGGGGCGGTGGTCGCACGAGTTGGTACAGCGCCTGGACAGCGCCCGCTTCATCACCCGCGTGTGGCATGTCGACAGCCAGCAGCAGCTCCACGAGCTGATCGACCGTGGCGAGGTGATCGCCGCGCTCGCCATTCCCGTGGATTTCTCGCGCTCCATCGCCGCCGGCGAAAGTGGCCGCGCGCAGGTACTGGTCGATGGCCGGCGCAGCAACTCCGGGCAGATCACCGTGGCCTATCTGTCCACCATCGCCGCCGATGTCGGCGCCGAGGTCGTTCCCGACGCCCAGGCACCAACGCCCGTGGTCGTGCGCCACTGGTTCAACCCGAATCTGGTCTACCGCTGGTTCATCGTGCCCGGCCTCACGGGCATCCTGGCGCTGTTCAGCGCGCTGCTCATCACCTCGCTGTCGATCGCGCGCGAACGTGAACTCGGCACCTTCGACCAGTTGCTGGTATCGCCCACCTCGACGCCCGAGATCATCATTTCCAAGTCACTGCCGGCACTCGCAATTGGCACCGCGCTGGGCCTGTTCATGATCAGCGCGGGCGTATTCCTGTTCGGCATCCCGTTTACGGGCTCGTTTGCGCTCCTGCTCGCTAGTCTGGTGCTGTTCATCCTGTCGGTGGTCGGCATCGGTCTGATGATTTCCGCGGTCAGCATGACGCAGCAGCAGGCCATCCTGGGGGCGTTCGCCATCGGCGTGCCGGCGGTTCTGATGTCCGGTTTCGCCACGCCGGTTGAAAACATGCCCGTCGTCCTGCAATGGCTGGCCCAGGCCATTCCGCTGACCCACTTCCTCATCATCGTCGAAGGCAGCTTTCTCAAGGCCATGCCGCCCGGCGACATTCTCGCCAGCCTGTGGCCGCTGGCGGTCATCGCCCTAGCCACGCTGACGATGGCCACCGTATTCGTCCGAGGACGCCTGCAATGA
- a CDS encoding ABC transporter permease: MSAAAPHKDAGGSMQADLRRFDLRRLIALVTKESYQALRDPSTLLIAFVLPVVLLLLFAYAVSLDAKDVRVGVVLESPGASAQSLAAAFSGTRFLDTHFAHDRREVADQLVSGDLRGYVVIPQDFEQRLALRGSEPLVQIVTDGSYPNTANYVENYARGVVQSWRAGLDVGAPAQSVMLEPRYWFNPELESRRALIPGAIAIVMTIIGTMLTALVVAREWERGTMEAVLSTPASVAEILVGKLLPYFALGMLSTLGAAALAVFVFGVPMRGSLLSLLLLSAVFMVPALGQGLLISSLARNQFLAAQIALFTGFLPAFMLSGFLYEIDAMPAPIRAITLVVPARYFVDSLKTVFLAGDIWALFLPNLAAMAAIGVLFFVIAKRATRKNLE; the protein is encoded by the coding sequence ATGAGCGCCGCTGCACCTCACAAGGACGCGGGTGGTTCGATGCAGGCCGACTTGCGCCGCTTTGACCTGCGACGCCTCATCGCCCTGGTCACCAAGGAAAGCTACCAGGCGCTGCGCGATCCCTCGACGCTGCTGATCGCGTTCGTGCTGCCGGTGGTATTGCTGCTGCTGTTCGCCTATGCGGTGTCGCTGGATGCGAAGGATGTCCGTGTCGGCGTGGTCCTGGAGTCGCCCGGCGCATCGGCACAGTCGCTGGCCGCAGCGTTTTCGGGCACCCGCTTCCTGGATACGCACTTCGCTCATGACCGACGCGAAGTGGCCGACCAACTGGTCTCAGGCGACCTGCGCGGCTACGTGGTGATCCCGCAGGATTTCGAGCAGCGCCTGGCCCTCCGTGGCAGCGAGCCGCTGGTGCAGATCGTCACCGATGGCTCCTACCCCAATACCGCCAACTACGTCGAGAACTACGCCCGTGGCGTGGTCCAGTCGTGGCGTGCCGGGCTGGACGTCGGAGCACCAGCGCAGTCCGTCATGCTGGAGCCGCGCTACTGGTTCAACCCCGAGCTGGAAAGCCGACGCGCACTGATTCCCGGCGCCATCGCCATCGTCATGACCATCATCGGCACCATGCTGACTGCACTGGTGGTGGCGCGTGAATGGGAGCGCGGCACCATGGAGGCAGTGCTGTCCACGCCGGCCTCGGTGGCTGAAATCCTGGTCGGCAAGCTGCTGCCGTACTTCGCGCTCGGCATGCTGTCCACGCTGGGCGCAGCGGCGCTGGCGGTGTTCGTGTTCGGCGTCCCGATGCGCGGCTCCTTGCTGTCCCTGTTGCTCTTGTCGGCGGTGTTCATGGTGCCGGCGCTGGGTCAGGGTCTGCTGATCTCGTCGCTGGCACGTAACCAGTTCCTGGCCGCGCAGATCGCGCTGTTCACGGGCTTCCTGCCGGCCTTCATGTTGTCGGGCTTTCTGTACGAGATCGACGCCATGCCGGCACCGATCCGCGCCATCACCTTGGTGGTTCCGGCGCGCTACTTCGTCGATTCGCTGAAGACGGTGTTCCTGGCCGGCGACATCTGGGCCCTGTTCCTGCCCAACCTCGCCGCCATGGCGGCGATCGGGGTGCTGTTCTTCGTGATCGCCAAGCGCGCCACGCGCAAGAACCTGGAGTGA